A window from Culex pipiens pallens isolate TS chromosome 3, TS_CPP_V2, whole genome shotgun sequence encodes these proteins:
- the LOC120424176 gene encoding transcription factor grauzone-like, with amino-acid sequence MDSCRLCLGDFLQPLPEDAFSIHSMEAKLRTVFTFEIPYNKRLSKSICPDCAITVSKLYNFATTVHQNQQQLLDQIDDEDSMQAELGAIIEKAVRRSPKENYKHLFRAMSEETAKVQQDPEISVKITRKQKSKSAAIRFERNLISRYLDMVCDLCHEDQYTYQRLETHFRRHHGRRVAYVVCCGEKLSSEGRISEHLQKHMNAIKSPKVSAKVGTWERRVELAFGSMLSDFKRDLEGYEPLPDMAAALKGDIEEQKKMYDVQDYLVQTYFTLDCELCGLKISNLNDRRMHFRQNHPSEKYFVSCCRQRFSPRISIMRHLNRHWRHESARAKVVKQVKMETEAVESARLKQDQAVYGPLMNEFREDLIEGGFTPPKKIPETKTVERMKRLHQMQDYLIAKHTPLNCELCGAEISTYTGRQNHFKIGHPKEKFYIQCCGKTMFTRQGVIVHLLRHRKGLPTTVEPSPTIRQVPENSKDDALIEAFYKMDCELCDYTGSSYLDLRVHFQKSHREEGFFITCCNRRFKTKYHIVEHINSHRKPPTKCDHCEATFFSERSRSVEEIFHCDQCVESFPSRNLLTLHTYKHELVACEICGAEMKRCALRVHRLNVHKLDEEIVCHVCARVYHSKSVFNKHYREAHLGIRRKSKRKSRAKKKRPAQEAVTDGGTEWQVEEE; translated from the exons ATGGACAGCTGCCGCCTCTGCCTGGGGGACTTTTTGCAGCCACTTCCGGAGGACGCCTTCAGCATCCACAGCATGGAGGCCAAGCTGAGGACCGTGTTCACGTTCGAG ATTCCATACAACAAACGCCTCTCCAAGTCCATCTGTCCGGATTGTGCCATCACCGTATCCAAG ctctacaactttgccaccACGGTGCACCAGAACCAGCAGCAGCTGCTGGACCAGATCGACGACGAGGACTCGATGCAAGCGGAACTGGGCGCCATCATAGAGAAGGCCGTCCGACGCTCCCCAAAGGAAAACTACAAACATCTGTTCCGAGCGATGAGCGAAGAAACGGCCAAGGTGCAGCAAGATCCGGAAATATCGGTCAAGATCACGCGCAAGCAAAAGTCGAAAAGCGCGGCCATTCGATTCGAGCGGAACTTGATCAGCAGATATTTGGACATGGTTTGCGACCTCTGCCACGAGGATCAGTACACGTACCAGCGGCTGGAGACTCACTTCCGGCGACACCACGGACGTCGGGTGGCTTACGTGGTTTGCTGCGGCGAGAAGTTGTCCAGCGAGGGCAGGATTTCGGAACACCTGCAGAAGCACATGAATGCGATCAAGAGTCCGAAGGTGTCCGCCAAGGTCGGCACTTGGGAGCGGCGCGTCGAGTTGGCGTTCGGGTCGATGTTGAGTGACTTTAAGAGGGATTTGGAGGGTTACGAACCGTTGCCGGATATGGCCGCGGCGTTGAAAGGGGACATTGAGGAGCAGAAAAAGATGTACGACGTTCAGGATTACCTGGTGCAGACGTACTTTACGCTGGACTGTGAGCTGTGTGGGCTGAAGATAAGCAATTTGAACGATCGTCGGATGCACTTCCGGCAGAATCACCCGAGTGAGAAGTACTTTGTGTCGTGCTGTCGACAGCGGTTCTCGCCGAGGATCAGCATCATGAGACACTTGAATCGTCACTGGCGCCACGAGTCGGCCAGGGCCAAGGTCGTCAAACAGGTCAAAATGGAAACGGAAGCGGTGGAGAGTGCGCGGTTGAAGCAGGACCAGGCGGTTTACGGACCGTTGATGAACGAATTCCGCGAGGATCTCATCGAGGGAGGGTTTACACCTCCTAAGAAGATTCCGGAAACGAAGACCGTCGAGCGGATGAAGCGACTTCATCAGATGCAAGATTACCTGATCGCAAAGCACACTCCGTTGAACTGTGAGCTGTGCGGAGCCGAGATCAGTACGTACACTGGTCGACAAAATCACTTCAAGATCGGACATCCCAAGGAAAAGTTTTACATTCAGTGCTGTGGTAAGACCATGTTCACCCGCCAGGGCGTCATCGTACATCTGCTACGCCACCGGAAGGGTCTTCCTACGACGGTAGAACCATCCCCCACCATCCGACAAGTTCCGGAAAATTCCAAAGACGACGCCCTCATCGAGGCGTTCTACAAGATGGACTGCGAGCTGTGCGACTACACCGGATCCTCCTACCTGGATCTTCGGGTTCACTTCCAAAAAAGCCACCGCGAGGAAGGTTTCTTCATAACCTGCTGCAATCGACGGTTCAAAACAAAGTACCACATCGTGGAGCACATCAACAGCCACCGCAAACCCCCAACCAAGTGTGACCACTGCGAGGCCACCTTCTTCAGCGAGCGATCCCGCTCGGTCGAGGAAATCTTCCACTGCGATCAGTGCGTCGAGTCGTTTCCCAGCCGGAACCTGCTGACACTTCACACCTACAAGCACGAACTGGTCGCGTGTGAGATTTGCGGGGCCGAAATGAAGCGGTGCGCACTCCGGGTTCACCGGTTGAACGTGCACAAGCTGGACGAGGAAATTGTTTGTCACGTGTGCGCCCGGGTTTACCACTCGAAGTCGGTGTTCAACAAGCACTACCGGGAGGCTCATCTGGGCATTCGGAGGAAGAGCAAGCGGAAGAGCAGGGCTAAGAAGAAGCGACCGGCGCAGGAGGCGGTGACGGATGGGGGGACCGAGTGGCAGGTTGAGGAGGAGTAG
- the LOC120424186 gene encoding protein ST7 homolog translates to MWDSSVFLSTLTPKFYVALTGTSSLISGLILIFEWWYFRKYGTSFIEQVSINHISPWIGGGEAGTGAESATATPTTQSMPECKVWRNPLNLLRGAEYQRFYWATQKEPLTFYDMNLSAQDHQTFFTCEGDAGKAEYEIMQTAWRERNPVVRIKAANNALEINKDCAPAYILLAEEESTTILEAERILRTALKVAEGNYKKSQAVQHQGAVMEGVFRRDTNVLIYIKRRLAMCARKLGKLKEAVKMFRDLTKEIPPIMNVLNIHENLLEALLEMQAYADCQAVLAKYDDISLPKSATICYTAALLKARVVAEKFSPDVASKRGLTPAEMSAVEAIHRAVEFNPHVPKYLLEMKQLILPPEHILKRGDSEALAYAFFHLQHWKNVEGALNLLHCTWEGTFRMLPYPLERGHLFYPYPTCTECADRELLPSFHEVSVYPKKELPFFILFTAGLCSITALLALLTHQYPESMGIFASHLLQWFTLPFNFVKERIETIWPCNLLQHLSRI, encoded by the exons ATGTGGGACTCGTCGGTTTTTCTCAGCACtt TGACTCCGAAATTTTACGTCGCCCTAACCGGAACGTCCAGCTTGATTTCCGGGTTGATTCTTATCTTTGAGTGGTGGTACTTCCGCAAGTATGGAACGTCTTTTATCG AGCAAGTCTCCATCAACCACATTAGTCCGTGGATCGGCGGTGGGGAGGCTGGGACCGGAGCGGAGAGCGCCACGGCCACGCCGACCACTCAGAGCATGCCGGAGTGTAAGGTTTGGCGAAATCCTTTGAATCTACTTCGTGGTGCCGAGTACCAGCGTTTTTACTGGGCAACGCAGAAAGAACCGCTCACGTTTTACGATATGAATCTTTCGGCACAGGATCATCAGACGTTCTTTACGTGCGAGG gTGACGCCGGCAAGGCCGAGTACGAGATTATGCAGACGGCGTGGCGCGAGCGGAATCCGGTTGTTCGCATCAAGGCGGCCAACAACGCGTTGGAGATCAACAAGGACTGCGCGCCGGCCTATATCTTGCTGGCCGAGGAGGAATCCACCACCATTTTGGAGGCGGAGCGAATTCTGCGGACCGCGCTGAAGGTCGCGGAGGGAAATTACAAAAAGTCCCAGGCGGTTCAGCACCAGGGCGCCGTCATGGAGGGTGTGTTCAGGCGGGACACCAATGTGTTGATTTACATTAAACGCCGGTTGGCCATGTGCGCCCGCAAGTTGGGCAAGCTCAAGGAAGCGGTCAAGATGTTTCGTGATTTAACGAAGGAGATTCCACCGATTATGAACGTGTTGAACATTCACGAGAATCTGCTCGAGGCGCTGCTGGAGATGCAAGCGTACGCCGACTGCCAAGCTGTGCTGGCCAAGTACGACGACATTTCACTGCCCAAATCGGCCACCATCTGTTACACCGCGGCCCTACTAAAAGCTCGTGTCGTGGCGGAGAAATTCTCCCCGGACGTGGCCTCCAAGCGAGGTCTCACGCCGGCCGAAATGAGTGCCGTCGAGGCGATTCACCGGGCGGTCGAATTTAACCCTCACGTGCCCAAATATCTGCTCGAGATGAAGCAACTCATCCTTCCCCCGGAGCACATCCTCAAACGCGGAGACTCGGAAGCGCTGGCCTACGCCTTCTTCCACCTCCAGCACTGGAAGAACGTCGAGGGTGCGCTCAACCTTCTGCACTGTACCTGGGAGGGCACCTTCCGGATGCTGCCCTACCCCCTCGAGCGTGGCCATCTCTTCTACCCGTACCCAACTTGCACCGAGTGCGCCGACCGGGAACTGCTCCCCTCCTTCCACGAGGTGTCCGTCTACCCGAAAAAAGAACTGCCCTTTTTCATCCTCTTCACGGCCGGACTCTGCTCCATAACCGCCCTGCTGGCCCTCCTCACCCACCAATATCCGGAATCGATGGGCATCTTCGCCAGCCACCTGCTCCAGTGGTTCACGCTGCCCTTTAACTTTGTCAAGGAACGCATCGAAACCATCTGGCCGTGCAATCTGCTGCAGCATCTCTCTCGTATTTAA